One genomic segment of Catalinimonas alkaloidigena includes these proteins:
- a CDS encoding mechanosensitive ion channel family protein: MQEFLERTYYDNTVKDYLIVAGLIILGIILVRIINHVIDNRLKKLTQQTDNVIDDYLIESIDRFGVPVLHFIVIYLSIKTLHLSDQVADILRVATLVFVVFFAVRFISTTLLMLLRTYVRKQENGEEKVKQLGGVMLIINIFIWIGGILVLLDNMGIDVTAMIAGLGIGGIAIALAAQNILGDLFNYFVIFFDRPFEIGDFIIIDNKMGVVEYIGIKTTRVKSLSGEQLVFSNSDLTSSRIHNYKRMERRRIVFKVNVIYQTTLEQVKKIPSVLKAAVESQELTQFDRAHFQAYGESSLDFEVVYYILSADYNQYMDVQQEINLRIFEEFQNMGVEFAYPTRTLFVSGQDADADNESAYGKAV, from the coding sequence ATGCAAGAATTTTTGGAAAGAACTTACTACGATAACACTGTTAAAGATTATCTGATTGTGGCCGGGCTGATCATTCTCGGTATCATCCTGGTGAGAATCATCAATCACGTTATTGACAACAGGCTTAAAAAATTAACCCAACAGACTGATAATGTAATTGATGACTATCTCATTGAAAGCATTGACCGTTTTGGGGTACCTGTCTTACATTTTATCGTCATTTATTTAAGTATCAAAACGTTGCACCTCTCTGATCAGGTAGCGGATATTCTTAGAGTAGCCACGCTGGTTTTTGTTGTGTTTTTTGCCGTCCGCTTTATTTCTACTACGCTACTGATGCTGTTGAGAACCTATGTTCGCAAACAGGAAAATGGAGAAGAAAAAGTAAAGCAGCTGGGCGGGGTTATGCTGATCATCAATATCTTCATCTGGATAGGAGGTATACTGGTGCTGCTCGATAATATGGGCATAGATGTAACGGCTATGATCGCCGGTTTGGGAATAGGTGGTATCGCCATCGCACTGGCAGCGCAAAATATCCTGGGAGACCTTTTCAACTACTTCGTCATCTTTTTTGACCGCCCTTTTGAGATTGGTGATTTCATTATCATTGACAATAAGATGGGGGTAGTGGAGTATATTGGTATTAAAACAACGAGAGTAAAGAGCTTATCGGGTGAACAACTGGTGTTTTCAAACAGTGACCTGACCAGCTCGCGGATACACAATTACAAACGTATGGAAAGACGCCGGATCGTTTTTAAGGTCAACGTGATCTATCAGACTACGCTGGAGCAGGTCAAAAAAATCCCTTCAGTATTAAAAGCAGCAGTAGAATCTCAGGAGCTTACCCAGTTTGACAGAGCACACTTTCAGGCCTATGGTGAGTCTAGTCTGGACTTTGAGGTGGTATACTATATCCTCAGTGCAGATTACAATCAATATATGGATGTACAGCAGGAGATCAATCTGCGTATTTTTGAAGAGTTTCAGAACATGGGCGTAGAATTTGCCTACCCTACGCGCACACTATTCGTCAGCGGGCAGGATGCTGATGCTGACAACGAAAGTGCATATGGAAAGGCAGTTTAA
- a CDS encoding SLC13 family permease encodes MTGTTQESFNFIKIAALLAGPIFFLIVLNTVTVEGLSADATQVIAVGIWMVIWWMAEAVPLPVTALLPLVLFPVLDVFSTGDAASPYASPIVFLFMGGFLIALAMEKRNLHRRIALNIIRVTGTDANGIILGFMIATAFLSMWISNTATTVMMLPIALSVVDLLRDAKAGEAPSKGYRRFALCLMLGIAYAANIGGTTTIIGTPPNVVFVGYMQEFYQRDIEFGRWLYIGIPVCLTLLTITYLMMTRVLFPHRLKKLTGSSDLIHDKLKELGPMSRAEQLVAVIFFLTAVCWIFQSSINNALGGNYLDNTIVAMGGGVLMFITPVSFREQEFVLDWQSTQRLPWGILLLFGGGLCLAKGMESTGIVQLVGDKIAGSGEINLWVLLLLLTAFMLFMTEIMSNVALTVIFIPVVLGIADSLEVNPLYLAIPVTLAASCAFMMPISTPPNAVVFSSGHIRMFEMVRAGFFLNLISILVLLLVGLTLVRWVYG; translated from the coding sequence TTGACAGGCACTACACAGGAGTCATTTAACTTCATCAAAATTGCCGCTCTTCTGGCAGGCCCCATCTTTTTTCTGATTGTATTGAATACTGTAACTGTAGAAGGACTGAGTGCAGATGCTACTCAGGTGATTGCAGTAGGTATCTGGATGGTAATATGGTGGATGGCGGAAGCTGTTCCCTTACCAGTAACTGCCTTGCTACCTCTGGTGCTCTTTCCGGTATTGGATGTCTTTTCTACCGGAGATGCGGCCTCTCCCTACGCCAGCCCTATAGTTTTTCTATTTATGGGTGGGTTTCTGATTGCGCTGGCCATGGAGAAGCGTAATCTGCACAGGCGTATCGCGCTCAACATCATACGGGTTACAGGCACAGATGCCAATGGAATTATTCTTGGCTTTATGATCGCTACCGCCTTTCTGAGCATGTGGATCTCTAATACGGCAACCACCGTAATGATGCTGCCCATTGCCCTCTCGGTAGTAGACTTACTACGTGATGCCAAAGCAGGGGAGGCCCCCAGTAAAGGGTATCGCCGCTTTGCGCTATGCCTTATGTTAGGCATTGCCTATGCCGCCAACATTGGCGGTACTACTACAATTATTGGTACCCCTCCCAATGTGGTCTTCGTCGGCTATATGCAGGAATTCTATCAGCGTGACATAGAATTTGGACGTTGGCTGTATATCGGGATTCCTGTTTGCCTGACGCTTCTTACCATTACTTACCTGATGATGACGAGAGTGCTGTTTCCTCATCGTTTAAAAAAACTGACCGGCTCAAGTGATCTTATCCATGATAAGCTGAAAGAATTAGGACCAATGTCCAGAGCAGAACAGCTGGTAGCAGTAATATTTTTTCTGACCGCAGTCTGCTGGATATTTCAGTCCAGTATCAATAATGCATTAGGCGGAAACTATCTGGATAATACTATTGTCGCCATGGGAGGAGGTGTCCTGATGTTTATTACTCCGGTGAGCTTCAGAGAGCAGGAATTTGTACTGGACTGGCAGAGCACTCAGAGGTTACCCTGGGGTATACTTTTGCTTTTTGGCGGAGGCTTATGTTTAGCGAAAGGGATGGAAAGCACGGGAATTGTACAACTGGTAGGGGATAAGATTGCCGGAAGTGGAGAGATTAATCTGTGGGTACTTCTGCTGCTGCTTACTGCTTTTATGTTGTTTATGACGGAGATCATGAGCAATGTAGCTTTGACGGTGATTTTTATTCCGGTAGTATTAGGCATAGCCGATAGCCTAGAAGTAAACCCTTTGTATCTGGCAATCCCAGTAACACTGGCGGCTAGCTGTGCCTTTATGATGCCCATCTCTACACCACCCAATGCGGTAGTATTTTCCAGTGGCCACATCCGCATGTTTGAAATGGTGAGAGCTGGTTTTTTTCTCAACCTGATCTCTATCCTGGTACTACTACTGGTAGGGTTGACCCTGGTAAGGTGGGTGTATGGGTAA
- a CDS encoding serine hydrolase: MLKFFCPAAALLLFILAACKPTSQEEKTLNQLSADIEAELTETEGTFAVAFKNLQGQEEELLINAKENFHAASTMKTPVLLEVYKQAEAGKFSLDDSLTVKNEFKSIVDSSLYSLNPDDDSYNLLYEQIGEQQSIGDLTYNMIIASSNLATNIVIELVGADNTTQSMRELGADDIQVLRGVEDTKAYRQGLSNTTTAYDLMVMFEAIAKGEAVSQEASEEMIDILLDQKFNKMIPAKLPEDVKVAHKTGWITGVHHDSGIVFLPDGRKYVLVLLSKELSDEEAGVETLATVSKMIYDYVQEK, encoded by the coding sequence ATGCTCAAATTTTTCTGCCCCGCCGCTGCTTTACTATTATTCATATTGGCTGCCTGTAAACCAACTTCTCAGGAAGAAAAGACACTAAATCAGTTAAGCGCTGATATTGAAGCTGAACTCACTGAAACCGAAGGTACTTTTGCGGTGGCCTTCAAAAACCTGCAGGGGCAGGAAGAAGAACTGCTTATCAATGCTAAAGAAAATTTCCATGCTGCCAGCACCATGAAAACTCCCGTACTGCTGGAAGTTTACAAACAGGCAGAAGCCGGAAAATTTAGCCTGGACGATTCACTCACTGTCAAAAATGAATTTAAGAGCATTGTAGACAGCAGTCTTTACTCGCTCAACCCTGATGATGATTCTTATAACTTGCTGTATGAGCAGATCGGTGAGCAGCAAAGCATTGGCGACCTGACTTACAATATGATCATCGCCAGCAGTAATCTGGCTACCAATATTGTGATTGAACTGGTAGGCGCGGATAATACTACCCAAAGTATGCGGGAGCTAGGAGCTGATGATATACAGGTGCTTCGTGGGGTAGAAGATACCAAAGCCTACCGGCAGGGGCTTAGCAATACCACCACCGCTTATGACCTGATGGTGATGTTTGAAGCTATTGCCAAAGGAGAGGCTGTCAGTCAGGAGGCCAGCGAGGAGATGATAGATATTTTGCTGGACCAGAAATTTAATAAAATGATTCCGGCCAAGCTGCCGGAAGATGTGAAGGTAGCCCACAAAACCGGCTGGATCACCGGTGTTCATCATGACTCGGGAATTGTCTTCTTGCCCGATGGCCGTAAGTATGTGCTGGTGCTGCTTTCTAAAGAACTAAGTGATGAAGAAGCAGGTGTAGAAACGCTCGCTACAGTCTCCAAAATGATCTATGACTATGTACAGGAAAAATAA
- a CDS encoding type II toxin-antitoxin system VapC family toxin, giving the protein MIDSNIVIYGSQAGYQYLRDYLGKQNIAISKVTLIEVLGYHLLKENEKIRLGQILSTCHQFTIDDVIIQKSIDLKQQKKMSLGDAIIAATALHYQRLLVTANTSDFSWISDLQIHNPIH; this is encoded by the coding sequence TTGATTGATAGCAATATTGTGATTTACGGAAGCCAGGCAGGATATCAATATCTGAGAGACTACTTGGGAAAACAGAATATTGCTATTTCTAAAGTTACATTGATTGAAGTTTTAGGGTATCACCTCCTGAAGGAAAATGAAAAGATAAGGCTTGGACAGATTCTCTCCACCTGTCATCAATTTACTATTGATGATGTCATTATTCAAAAAAGCATTGACCTGAAGCAGCAGAAGAAAATGTCATTAGGAGACGCTATCATAGCAGCTACAGCACTACATTATCAACGTTTGCTCGTTACAGCCAATACATCCGATTTTAGCTGGATTTCTGATCTTCAAATACACAATCCCATCCACTGA
- a CDS encoding DUF3109 family protein, which yields MITVGNAVLSDDIVENQFVCDLEKCKGACCEEGEYGAPLEDEELEILEMIYVDIEDFLSEEGKKEIEKYGKYGKDPEGEYATPVIKGRECAYAVRAKDGKLQCGIENAYKAGRTTFRKPVSCHLYPIRITKYDHYDALNYHRWHICNPACTLGQSLSVPIYKFVKDALIRKYGREWYQELQEKAEKKKK from the coding sequence ATGATAACGGTCGGAAACGCAGTCCTGAGTGATGATATAGTGGAGAATCAATTTGTGTGTGATCTGGAAAAGTGCAAAGGAGCCTGCTGTGAAGAGGGAGAATACGGCGCTCCGCTGGAAGATGAGGAGCTGGAAATTCTGGAGATGATCTATGTGGACATTGAGGATTTTCTATCAGAAGAAGGGAAAAAAGAAATTGAGAAGTACGGCAAGTATGGCAAAGATCCTGAGGGGGAATATGCTACGCCGGTCATCAAAGGTCGTGAATGTGCTTATGCCGTTCGTGCCAAAGATGGCAAGCTGCAATGCGGTATAGAAAACGCTTACAAAGCCGGGCGCACTACTTTCCGCAAGCCCGTCTCCTGCCACCTCTACCCTATCCGTATTACCAAATATGATCATTATGATGCACTCAATTATCACCGCTGGCACATCTGTAATCCTGCCTGCACACTGGGACAATCGCTGAGTGTACCGATCTATAAATTTGTCAAAGACGCGCTCATCCGTAAGTACGGCCGTGAGTGGTATCAGGAACTACAGGAAAAAGCAGAAAAGAAAAAGAAGTAA
- a CDS encoding amidohydrolase/deacetylase family metallohydrolase, protein MHKLSLFFSALACLLTITAKAQTYDIVIKGGHLIDPKNNINETMDIAINDGTIARVAKNIDTSQATQVVTADDMYITPGLIDMHTHNFWGTELDQAYMNGPNAVAPDGFTFRNGVTTVVDAGSSGWRTFPDFKAQTIDISKTRVLAFLNIVGEGMRGGPFEQSIKDMDAEVAGNFAKEHAEDIVGIKLAHYNRHEWTPTDRAVEAGKIADIPVMVDFGGSNPPLSIEELFMEHLRPGDIFTHCYGELDSREAIVNRETKKVKPFVWDAREQGIIFDVGYGGISFAYSQAIPAVEQDFTPSTISTDLHIGSMNNAMKDMLSVMSKFLNMGMDVQSVITASTWKPAQVIQREELGHLTEGAPADVAILTIREGDFGFFDYTGYRVEGDQKFECQMTIREGKIVYDLNGIADPVTLRGR, encoded by the coding sequence ATGCACAAACTATCTTTATTCTTTTCTGCTTTGGCATGCTTGCTCACGATCACTGCCAAAGCCCAGACATACGATATTGTAATTAAAGGAGGACACCTTATTGACCCCAAAAACAATATTAACGAAACGATGGATATTGCCATCAACGATGGTACCATTGCCCGAGTAGCCAAAAATATTGATACTTCTCAGGCTACTCAGGTGGTTACTGCTGATGATATGTACATCACTCCCGGCCTGATTGATATGCATACCCATAATTTTTGGGGTACCGAGCTTGACCAGGCTTACATGAATGGTCCTAATGCCGTAGCACCGGACGGTTTTACTTTTCGTAATGGCGTGACTACCGTAGTAGACGCAGGAAGCTCCGGTTGGCGTACTTTTCCTGACTTCAAAGCACAAACTATTGACATTTCCAAAACCAGAGTACTGGCTTTCCTGAACATCGTAGGTGAAGGCATGAGAGGCGGCCCTTTTGAGCAAAGCATCAAAGATATGGATGCCGAGGTGGCTGGTAATTTTGCCAAAGAACATGCGGAAGATATTGTAGGCATAAAACTGGCTCATTACAACAGGCATGAGTGGACGCCTACCGATAGAGCTGTGGAGGCAGGAAAAATCGCTGATATCCCGGTCATGGTTGACTTTGGAGGCAGCAATCCTCCTCTTTCTATCGAAGAACTTTTTATGGAGCACCTTCGTCCCGGCGACATCTTTACACACTGCTATGGCGAATTGGATAGCCGGGAAGCCATCGTAAACCGTGAAACTAAAAAGGTAAAGCCTTTTGTATGGGATGCCCGAGAGCAGGGAATTATCTTTGACGTAGGCTATGGAGGCATCAGCTTTGCCTACTCCCAGGCAATTCCCGCGGTAGAGCAGGACTTTACTCCCAGCACTATCAGTACGGATTTGCATATTGGTAGTATGAACAACGCCATGAAAGATATGCTGAGTGTGATGTCCAAATTTCTGAACATGGGGATGGACGTGCAGTCTGTTATTACGGCCAGTACCTGGAAGCCTGCTCAGGTTATTCAGAGAGAGGAACTGGGACACCTTACGGAAGGTGCTCCTGCCGATGTAGCTATCCTGACCATAAGAGAAGGAGACTTTGGTTTCTTTGATTATACCGGCTACAGAGTGGAAGGGGATCAGAAGTTTGAATGCCAGATGACCATCCGCGAGGGAAAGATTGTGTATGACCTGAACGGCATTGCTGATCCGGTTACCCTGAGAGGCAGATAA
- a CDS encoding M28 family peptidase yields the protein MHIIYKVLLIAGLLFSFLLAKAQEDQITSSIHKSEVEANIRFLASDELKGRDTGSPELDIAARFIAAQMESYGVKQVEGADGYFQSVHLLRQEPAKEAGLSYGNQSLSLMEDLLVLQGKNGELSGETIYLNFGTEEDFEGKDITGKIVVVKAGLPGVSSSTGFIGDGQEKLKRVQENGGKGMIELYKSNQIPWNLLVRYMNAERLTLSEGSAEDRAMPYLLVNDPENIHVNAFASGSTEVDMQISGKVDEEIISQNVVGMVEGSDPQLKDKYVLLSAHYDHVGVAEGKNLEDSIYNGARDNGIGVASIISAAKYFGQQPPKRSVLFLAVTAEEKGLLGSQWYVEHPLIPMHQVVFNLNTDGAGYNDTTVVTAIGLGRTSTDAQIQAAAEAVGLEAIPDPVPEQNLFDRSDNVNFAKLGVPAVTLAPGITAFDAEIMKYYHQLADEADSMNFDYVEKVCEAFVIAADKIANAEQNPFWKEGDKYESAGKALYGQ from the coding sequence ATGCATATCATTTATAAAGTGCTATTGATTGCTGGTCTGCTTTTTTCTTTCCTGCTAGCGAAGGCACAAGAAGATCAGATTACTTCCAGCATACACAAAAGCGAAGTAGAAGCCAACATCCGTTTCCTGGCCTCCGATGAGTTGAAAGGAAGAGATACCGGCTCTCCTGAGCTTGACATTGCCGCACGTTTTATTGCTGCCCAGATGGAAAGCTATGGTGTAAAGCAGGTAGAAGGGGCGGATGGTTATTTTCAGTCGGTACACCTACTCCGACAAGAACCTGCCAAAGAAGCCGGCCTTAGCTATGGTAATCAGTCATTAAGTTTAATGGAAGATCTGCTGGTTTTGCAGGGAAAAAATGGGGAACTAAGTGGCGAAACCATTTACCTGAACTTTGGCACGGAAGAAGATTTTGAAGGTAAAGACATAACAGGGAAAATAGTAGTGGTAAAAGCAGGGCTGCCGGGCGTAAGCAGCAGTACAGGCTTTATTGGTGACGGACAGGAAAAGCTGAAACGTGTGCAGGAGAACGGTGGCAAAGGCATGATAGAATTATATAAGTCCAACCAAATCCCCTGGAACCTGCTGGTGCGCTACATGAATGCCGAAAGGTTGACTTTGAGCGAAGGCAGCGCAGAAGATAGAGCGATGCCCTACCTCCTTGTCAATGATCCGGAAAATATACATGTAAATGCTTTTGCGTCAGGTAGTACCGAAGTTGATATGCAGATTTCAGGTAAAGTGGATGAGGAAATCATCTCTCAAAATGTAGTAGGCATGGTAGAGGGCAGCGATCCCCAGCTTAAAGACAAATATGTATTGTTGTCAGCGCATTATGACCATGTAGGGGTTGCTGAGGGTAAAAACCTGGAAGATTCTATTTACAATGGTGCCAGAGACAATGGCATAGGGGTAGCTTCAATAATTAGCGCTGCTAAGTACTTTGGTCAGCAGCCACCTAAACGTTCGGTGCTATTTCTGGCTGTCACCGCCGAAGAAAAAGGGCTATTGGGAAGCCAGTGGTATGTAGAGCATCCGCTTATTCCTATGCATCAGGTTGTATTTAACCTCAATACGGATGGCGCAGGTTATAATGATACTACTGTCGTAACTGCTATAGGTTTGGGGAGAACCTCTACGGATGCACAAATACAGGCTGCGGCAGAAGCCGTAGGCCTGGAAGCCATTCCCGATCCGGTGCCTGAACAAAACCTTTTTGACCGCTCAGACAATGTTAATTTTGCGAAGCTGGGTGTGCCGGCGGTTACTTTAGCTCCCGGCATTACAGCTTTTGACGCGGAGATCATGAAATACTACCATCAACTGGCGGATGAAGCAGACAGCATGAACTTTGACTATGTAGAAAAAGTGTGCGAGGCCTTTGTGATAGCTGCGGATAAAATCGCTAATGCAGAGCAAAATCCTTTCTGGAAAGAAGGCGATAAATATGAGTCGGCCGGTAAAGCGCTGTACGGGCAATAG
- a CDS encoding N-acyl-D-amino-acid deacylase family protein, producing the protein MKTIHYYFFGLIFLLTLSCAAPPPEHSYDIVLTNAMIYDGSGEKPYEGSVAITGKKIAAVGDIGTYEADTVIDVQGKAISPGFINMLSWAAYPLLEDGRSMSGIKQGVTLEVFGEGSSLGPASEYARENNEQIRWRTFGEALEYMVEQGVAPNVASFVGATTIRVHELGYEDRAPNAEELKRMQGLVRQAMEEGALGLGTSLIYAPAFYADTDELIALAKVAAEYDGKYISHLRSEGDSFIEAVQELLTISEEANIDAEIYHLKAAGRNNWQKLDQVLAMIDSVNADGQKVTANMYNYVAASTGLDATMPPWVQEGGTKEWIKRLRNPKIKAQVIEEMQYASKAWENFLVAAGDPDNILLVEFEEDSLKYLTGKTAGEISEMRGTEAAETIIDLVVQNGGDIGTVYFLMNEDNVKKQIQLPFMTFGSDARSIAAEGKNLESSTHPRTYGNFARLLGKYVREEKVIPLEEAIHKLTLLSAQKLKIEERGKLDSGYYADVVVFDPEIIADKATFENPHQYAVGVEHVFVNGTQVLNEGEHTGATPGMFVRGPGYQEDKEEAAVSSR; encoded by the coding sequence ATGAAAACGATACACTACTATTTTTTCGGACTGATATTTTTACTCACACTCTCCTGTGCTGCCCCACCGCCGGAGCACAGCTATGACATTGTACTTACTAATGCTATGATCTACGACGGCAGCGGAGAAAAACCTTATGAAGGATCAGTAGCCATCACCGGAAAGAAGATTGCAGCGGTAGGTGACATAGGGACTTATGAAGCCGATACGGTAATTGATGTACAGGGTAAAGCTATAAGCCCCGGCTTTATCAATATGCTGAGCTGGGCGGCTTACCCGCTGCTGGAAGATGGTCGCTCCATGAGTGGTATCAAGCAGGGGGTGACACTGGAAGTTTTTGGAGAAGGGTCATCTCTCGGCCCGGCCAGTGAGTATGCCCGGGAAAATAACGAGCAGATCAGGTGGAGAACGTTTGGTGAGGCGCTGGAATATATGGTAGAGCAGGGCGTAGCACCCAACGTAGCATCTTTTGTAGGCGCTACTACCATTCGCGTACATGAGCTGGGCTATGAAGACCGTGCTCCCAATGCGGAGGAACTGAAACGCATGCAGGGCCTGGTGCGGCAGGCGATGGAAGAAGGCGCTTTGGGCCTGGGCACTTCTCTGATTTATGCTCCTGCCTTCTACGCCGATACGGATGAACTTATTGCATTAGCTAAAGTAGCCGCCGAGTACGATGGCAAGTATATTTCTCACCTACGCAGTGAAGGCGACTCTTTTATTGAAGCGGTGCAGGAACTGCTGACGATCTCCGAAGAAGCCAATATTGATGCAGAAATTTATCACCTCAAAGCTGCCGGACGTAACAACTGGCAGAAGTTGGATCAGGTACTGGCAATGATAGATTCGGTTAATGCCGATGGGCAGAAGGTGACCGCTAATATGTACAATTATGTAGCTGCCTCAACCGGACTGGACGCTACCATGCCGCCCTGGGTGCAGGAAGGTGGTACCAAAGAATGGATCAAAAGATTAAGAAATCCCAAAATCAAAGCGCAGGTAATTGAAGAGATGCAGTATGCTTCCAAAGCGTGGGAAAATTTCCTGGTAGCTGCCGGAGACCCTGATAACATTCTGCTGGTAGAATTTGAGGAAGATTCGCTGAAGTACCTGACTGGAAAAACGGCAGGAGAAATCAGCGAGATGCGGGGCACTGAAGCGGCCGAAACCATCATAGATCTGGTAGTACAGAATGGTGGCGATATCGGTACGGTATATTTCCTGATGAACGAAGACAATGTCAAAAAACAGATACAACTTCCTTTTATGACTTTCGGCTCCGATGCACGCTCTATCGCGGCGGAAGGAAAAAACCTGGAAAGCAGTACCCACCCCCGTACTTATGGTAACTTTGCCCGTCTGCTTGGCAAATATGTGCGGGAAGAAAAAGTGATTCCACTGGAAGAAGCCATCCACAAGCTGACATTATTATCAGCACAAAAACTAAAAATTGAGGAGAGAGGAAAACTGGATTCTGGCTATTATGCCGATGTGGTAGTGTTTGACCCTGAAATTATAGCTGATAAAGCTACTTTTGAGAACCCTCATCAGTATGCTGTAGGTGTTGAGCATGTCTTTGTCAACGGTACACAGGTGTTGAATGAAGGAGAGCATACCGGAGCTACACCGGGCATGTTTGTGCGAGGCCCTGGCTATCAGGAAGATAAAGAAGAAGCTGCGGTGAGTAGTCGCTGA
- a CDS encoding ACT domain-containing protein, which produces MSGETKLADLVKNMTPRLNEGAYVFVTVKDINKIDRADTVGEFKEAEGTTLVMEKKKADEYRLSYEYVASWITLMVRSSLEAVGLTAHFSAALAKHHISCNVIAGYYHDHIFVDKKDGKKAVQILMELCNSSK; this is translated from the coding sequence ATGAGCGGAGAGACTAAGCTGGCAGACTTGGTAAAAAATATGACGCCCAGACTCAATGAGGGAGCATACGTCTTTGTTACAGTTAAAGATATCAATAAAATTGATCGTGCGGATACGGTGGGTGAATTTAAGGAAGCGGAAGGCACGACGCTAGTGATGGAAAAGAAAAAGGCAGACGAATACAGGCTCTCTTATGAATATGTCGCTTCGTGGATTACCTTGATGGTTCGTTCTTCTCTGGAAGCTGTGGGACTCACTGCCCACTTTTCAGCGGCGCTGGCTAAGCACCATATCAGCTGCAATGTGATCGCCGGTTATTATCATGACCATATTTTTGTTGACAAAAAAGATGGAAAGAAAGCCGTACAGATCTTAATGGAGTTGTGCAATTCCTCTAAATAA